In Tursiops truncatus isolate mTurTru1 chromosome 19, mTurTru1.mat.Y, whole genome shotgun sequence, a genomic segment contains:
- the COX4I1 gene encoding cytochrome c oxidase subunit 4 isoform 1, mitochondrial: MLATRVFSLIGKRAISTSVCVRAHGSVVKSEDYALPNYVDRRDYPLPDVAHVRSLSASQKALKEKEKASWSSLSIDEKVELYRLKFKESFAEMNRSTNEWKTVVGAAMFFIGFTGLILIWEKLYVYGPVPHTFEEEWVAKQTKRMLDMKVAPIQGFSAKWDYDRSEWKK; encoded by the exons ATGTTGGCTACCAGAGTATTTAGCCTAATTGGCAAGCGAGCAATTTCCACTTCGGTGTGTGTACGGGCACACG GAAGTGTTGTGAAGAGTGAAGACTATGCTCTCCCGAATTACGTCGACCGGCGTGACTACCCCTTGCCCGATGTGGCCCACGTCAGGAGCCTTTCTGCCAGCCAGAAGGCcttgaaggagaaggagaaggccTCCTGGAGCAGCCTCTCCATCGATGAGAAAGTGGAAT TGTACCGCCTCAAGTTCAAGGAGAGCTTCGCAGAAATGAACAGGAGCACAAACGAGTGGAAGACGGTTGTGGGCGCCGCCATGTTCTTCATCGGCTTCACTGGTCTCATCCTCATCTGGGAGAAGCTGTACG TGTACGGCCCCGTCCCGCACACCTTCGAGGAGGAGTGGGTGGCCAAGCAGACCAAGAGGATGCTCGACATGAAGGTGGCCCCGATCCAGGGCTTCTCAGCCAAGTGGGACTACGACAGGAGCGAGTGGAAGAAATGA
- the EMC8 gene encoding ER membrane protein complex subunit 8 isoform X1, with the protein MPGVKLTTQAYCKMVLHGAKYPHCAVNGLLVAEKQKPRKEHLPLGGPGAHHTLFVDCIPLFHGTLALAPMLEVALTLIDSWCKDNSYVIAGYYQANERVKDASPNQVAEKVASRIAEGFSDTALIMVDNTKFTMDCVVPTIHVYEHHENKWRCRDPHYDYCEDWPEAQRISASLLESRSYEALVDFDNHLDDIRNDWTNPEINKAVLHLC; encoded by the exons ATGCCCGGGGTGAAGCTGACCACCCAGGCCTACTGCAAGATGGTGCTGCACGGCGCCAAGTACCCGCACTGCGCCGTCAACGGACTGCTGGTGGCCGAGAAGCAGAAGCCGCGCAAGGAGCACCTTCCTCTGGGCGGCCCGGGTGCCCACCACACCCTCTTCGTGGACTGTATACCCCTCTTCCACGGCACCCTGGCCCTCGCCCCCATGCTGGAGGTGGCCCTCACCCTG atTGATTCATGGTGCAAAGATAATAGTTATGTGATTGCTGGTTATTATCAAGCTAACGAGCGAGTAAAGGATGCCAG TCCAAACCAGGTAGCAGAAAAGGTGGCCTCCAGAATCGCCGAGGGCTTCAGCGACACGGCTCTCATCATG GTAGACAACACTAAGTTCACGATGGACTGCGTGGTACCCACAATCCATGTGTACGAACACCACGAAAACAAATGGCGCTGCCGAGACCCTCACTA CGATTACTGTGAAGACTGGCCAGAGGCCCAGAGGATCTCGGCATCACTCCTGGAAAGCCGGTCCTACGAAGCGCTCGTGGATTTTGATAATCACCTGGATGACATTCGGAATGACTGGACAAACCCAGAGATCAACAAAGCTGTTCTGCACCTGTGTTAG
- the EMC8 gene encoding ER membrane protein complex subunit 8 isoform X2 — translation MPGVKLTTQAYCKMVLHGAKYPHCAVNGLLVAEKQKPRKEHLPLGGPGAHHTLFVDCIPLFHGTLALAPMLEVALTLIDSWCKDNSYVIAGYYQANERVKDASPNQVAEKVASRIAEGFSDTALIMVDNTKFTMDCVVPTIHVYEHHENKWRCRDPHYPRSPPQP, via the exons ATGCCCGGGGTGAAGCTGACCACCCAGGCCTACTGCAAGATGGTGCTGCACGGCGCCAAGTACCCGCACTGCGCCGTCAACGGACTGCTGGTGGCCGAGAAGCAGAAGCCGCGCAAGGAGCACCTTCCTCTGGGCGGCCCGGGTGCCCACCACACCCTCTTCGTGGACTGTATACCCCTCTTCCACGGCACCCTGGCCCTCGCCCCCATGCTGGAGGTGGCCCTCACCCTG atTGATTCATGGTGCAAAGATAATAGTTATGTGATTGCTGGTTATTATCAAGCTAACGAGCGAGTAAAGGATGCCAG TCCAAACCAGGTAGCAGAAAAGGTGGCCTCCAGAATCGCCGAGGGCTTCAGCGACACGGCTCTCATCATG GTAGACAACACTAAGTTCACGATGGACTGCGTGGTACCCACAATCCATGTGTACGAACACCACGAAAACAAATGGCGCTGCCGAGACCCTCACTA